The following are encoded in a window of Rubellicoccus peritrichatus genomic DNA:
- a CDS encoding methylated-DNA--[protein]-cysteine S-methyltransferase: protein MSVSPPPFSSKSIAVSVFDPDASDTRVIHTGVVETPIGKAFVGVLDSRICFLGFTEGFTLATLKAELCRNWPGFKLVRGFEETPDFEDGAELIVRGTPLQVAVWRELTKVPPGETVTYQKIAESVGSPSAVRAVGTAVGANPVSWLIPCHRVIRKSGALGGYRWGLVCKERLLESEGVDLSTLPSD from the coding sequence ATGAGCGTTTCTCCGCCGCCTTTCTCATCAAAATCGATTGCAGTCTCTGTGTTTGATCCGGATGCATCAGACACACGCGTCATCCATACTGGTGTTGTTGAAACACCAATCGGCAAAGCTTTTGTTGGTGTTTTGGATTCACGGATTTGTTTTCTCGGATTTACAGAAGGTTTTACTCTGGCGACATTGAAGGCTGAGTTGTGCAGGAATTGGCCTGGATTCAAATTGGTCAGGGGCTTTGAAGAAACACCCGATTTTGAAGATGGTGCTGAGCTGATTGTTCGTGGAACTCCCTTGCAAGTGGCTGTATGGCGGGAATTAACAAAAGTACCTCCTGGGGAAACAGTTACCTATCAGAAAATCGCTGAATCTGTCGGCAGTCCTTCTGCAGTCCGTGCAGTAGGAACTGCAGTCGGCGCGAATCCTGTGTCCTGGCTGATACCTTGCCACCGGGTCATCCGTAAGAGTGGTGCATTGGGTGGTTACCGCTGGGGGCTCGTTTGCAAAGAACGGCTTCTTGAGTCGGAAGGTGTCGATCTTTCAACCTTACCATCCGACTAG
- a CDS encoding DUF1501 domain-containing protein, which produces MNSKLTRRQFLGEFSCAAIGSTSILSALINLKMANNAAAASLPVGDDRKTLVCIMLAGGCDSFNLLVRRDAGYSEYSAARTDMALSQGELLSLSQDTGNDGILYGLHPSCPELVDMFNGSGAFSDKRRLAFIANIGTLVEPTTLTQYQSSAVPLPKALFSHIDQIHQWQTSVPQGLTELTGWAGRMADVLHSSLNTGSTAMSISLAGNNVFQIGNETSQFSITGNGALLPSGGSANLTSSNGRKNYGMEHLLAATYNNMMQDALAQHMTESREVQEAFKSHYDAIDDSAVSGLFPSSKFGQEMRAAAKTIAARASLGLRRNTIYVSRGGWDHHGELLVTQAGMLDELSQTLSAYQQALEYFGVADEVITYTASDFGRTLRSNGRGTDHAWGGVQMVLGGPVQGGKVYGTFPSLTLDGVDDVGQGGRILPSTSVDELFAELACWFGVSAGDMPYVLPNLSNFVNIGDTPQPVGFIRPDSFST; this is translated from the coding sequence ATGAATTCCAAATTAACCAGAAGGCAATTTCTTGGTGAGTTCAGTTGTGCTGCCATTGGCTCCACTTCGATCCTCTCTGCATTAATCAATTTGAAAATGGCGAACAATGCCGCCGCTGCGTCTTTGCCAGTGGGAGATGATCGTAAGACACTGGTCTGCATCATGTTGGCGGGTGGTTGTGACAGCTTCAATCTGCTGGTAAGGCGGGATGCCGGGTATTCCGAGTATAGCGCTGCCCGGACAGATATGGCGCTCAGTCAGGGCGAACTGCTTAGTCTCTCACAGGACACCGGCAATGACGGCATCCTCTATGGTTTGCATCCATCCTGTCCTGAACTGGTTGATATGTTTAATGGCTCCGGTGCTTTTAGCGACAAGCGTCGCTTGGCTTTCATTGCCAATATCGGGACCCTGGTTGAGCCAACAACGCTTACCCAGTATCAATCAAGCGCTGTGCCTTTGCCCAAAGCCTTGTTTTCACACATTGATCAGATTCATCAGTGGCAAACCTCCGTACCACAGGGCTTGACTGAACTGACAGGCTGGGCCGGTCGTATGGCCGATGTGCTTCACTCTTCACTGAACACCGGAAGTACCGCCATGAGTATTTCTCTGGCCGGTAATAATGTATTTCAAATCGGCAATGAAACGTCGCAGTTCTCCATTACAGGCAACGGTGCGCTTTTACCCAGTGGCGGTTCGGCAAATCTTACTTCCTCGAATGGGCGCAAAAACTACGGCATGGAACATTTACTGGCGGCGACTTATAATAACATGATGCAGGATGCATTGGCCCAGCATATGACCGAAAGCCGGGAAGTGCAGGAAGCCTTTAAGAGCCATTACGATGCGATTGATGATTCTGCTGTCTCCGGTCTGTTTCCCAGCAGTAAATTCGGGCAGGAAATGCGGGCTGCAGCCAAAACCATTGCAGCACGGGCAAGCCTGGGTCTACGCCGCAACACCATTTACGTGTCGCGTGGCGGTTGGGATCATCATGGGGAACTGCTGGTGACCCAAGCAGGAATGCTCGATGAACTTTCTCAAACCTTATCTGCTTACCAGCAGGCACTGGAGTATTTCGGCGTGGCCGATGAGGTGATTACTTACACCGCTTCTGATTTCGGTCGTACCTTGCGCTCAAATGGACGCGGAACGGACCATGCCTGGGGTGGCGTCCAGATGGTCTTGGGTGGGCCGGTCCAAGGCGGAAAAGTCTATGGCACTTTCCCAAGCTTGACCTTGGATGGCGTCGATGACGTTGGCCAGGGTGGCAGGATTCTGCCTAGCACTTCCGTTGATGAGCTTTTTGCTGAACTCGCTTGTTGGTTTGGTGTATCGGCTGGGGATATGCCTTACGTGCTACCGAATCTTTCCAATTTCGTTAATATCGGGGACACGCCGCAACCGGTCGGATTTATCAGACCAGATAGCTTTTCGACCTAG